The proteins below come from a single Rhodanobacter sp. LX-99 genomic window:
- the nadD gene encoding nicotinate-nucleotide adenylyltransferase codes for MKPLALFGGTFDPVHLGHLSVAWEAAELLDAEVRLLPASVPPHRMPPLASAAQRVAILRAALHGQSRLTLDTRELDRAGPSWTIDTLHELRAEQGERPLVLLLGADAFAGLASWHRWRELFGAAHIGVLSRPGISADLPDELEREVAGRRIADTAGLRGLPAGKVIELAVTPLEISATRIRELLAAGRDPRYLLPAGLFDDPALLAPYRHLIA; via the coding sequence GTGAAGCCGCTGGCGCTGTTCGGCGGCACCTTCGATCCGGTGCACCTGGGCCACCTCAGCGTGGCGTGGGAAGCGGCCGAACTGCTCGACGCCGAAGTGCGCCTGCTGCCGGCCAGCGTGCCGCCGCACCGCATGCCGCCACTCGCTTCGGCGGCACAGCGCGTCGCGATCCTGCGCGCCGCGCTGCACGGCCAGTCGCGGCTCACGCTCGATACGCGCGAACTGGATCGCGCCGGCCCGTCCTGGACCATCGACACCTTGCACGAGCTGCGCGCGGAGCAGGGCGAGCGCCCGCTGGTGCTGCTGCTCGGTGCCGATGCGTTTGCCGGCCTCGCCAGCTGGCATCGCTGGCGGGAACTGTTCGGGGCGGCGCACATCGGCGTGCTGAGCCGGCCGGGGATTTCCGCCGACCTGCCGGACGAATTGGAGCGCGAGGTAGCCGGACGGCGCATCGCCGACACAGCAGGCCTGCGCGGGCTGCCCGCGGGCAAGGTTATCGAACTGGCGGTGACCCCGCTGGAAATTTCCGCCACGCGCATCCGCGAACTGCTCGCTGCCGGCCGCGATCCGCGCTACCTGCTGCCGGCGGGATTGTTCGACGATCCCGCACTGCTGGCGCCGTATCGGCACCTGATCGCGTAG